agtgaatttaaaatgtattcatttaaaGTAGAGTGATTTACTATGTGTATGGTCATTTTTGTTATTTCGTCAGCTGAAGCCGGGACGTTAATGAGAATATAATTTTTCCTCCAGGTATTTGGAGATAGTGGTTCAGTCTTAAATCTCTAACATTTTTACTGTATCTTGGAACAATTTGTAGATCAAATCATGGTGGTCCGGTGCTTGGGTTTGGTTTCAGCTATTTTGAAAACAGTTTGCAACGACATATCGTGATTGTTTGCATATTTCGTTGAAGATACCTTTCTTTAAAACTGCCTCCTATCACATTTAAAACTATGCAAACAGAGTGTAATAAGTAAGATATATTACTTTTTACCATGGATTGATTTCATTTTCCCTGAGATTCACCATCTGGATCCCTCTACTTTACGTCtttgtttctttaaaataattgtCTTCAGTCCCCAGTAATAAAGATAGGAGGTCTGttgacctatattaatccttgcagtttgtaatactgtagaggtccaatctcgttttgaatatattaacagacggtgctgatattacgtgttccggtagagaattccagtaattcagtactcggtgcgagaaacggaactccagacgtaaacggtttgatctcggtttttgaactttcttcgaatgtcctctcaaatgatcggttctagacggaagcaaaagataagacatgttaataccaaggtcatcgttcagtatacgataaaccaatattagatcaccccgtactctacggtaagataacggaaataagttaaggtgtctcagtctgtcttcataagataggccagctagaccttgtaccatcttagtagctcgtcgttggactctttctagcatatctgcttcatatttgaaacaaggactcgctgcttgaatcccgtattctaaatgtggtcgcacataaatcgggtatagtaatccaaacatttcatcatctaaatactgaaaagacctatgaattgaccataataccctatagccttttgcagcagcagccttacagtgactagtcgttttgagatcattgcttaatataactcctaagtctttacagtttcttgctttgggtagcacgaatccacgtagtgtatagtcatacgattcatcagagttatttaactgcatcactacactcttattaggatttacttctagtgatcacctgtctaaccatgacaccaatgagctaagatcgtcctgtaatactattctatccgacatactatgtatgggtctccaaatctttatgtcatcagcgaagagtagaacgggtgattttgctacagttggcaattcatttacataaagtaaaaagagaagaggacctaggattgtaccttgggaacccccactttttacaggtacccacgaggagagagtcccattaacccttaccctttgtctcctgtcatggagaaagttacttatccaatcgacgactgtataatggattccaaaacgttccagtttgaatttaagaccagagtgggaaaccttatcaaaggctttacttagatctatgaaaattacatccacagAAGCATTCCaatcctttgccgcagcccactcttctcgtgcaatgagaagatttgtcaagcaagataggcctttccgaaaaccatgttgtgccctggagaaaagattttgcccttcaacatagtttataacagctatccgaatgattttctccatcagtttcacaactgcactagttaagctaacgggtctatagttactaactaaatccctactcccagccttatacaccggacttattatggcgtctttccagtctctaggaagtctggactgtctcagagacatgtcgaatagtatcgctaatggttcagcaatttcatctgatatggctttcataatcctaggatgaatatcatcaggaccactggacttatcaggtttgagatgctgaagtagccttaaaacagtatctttctcaatgactacaggatccatcagcgagccATCACGGTCATGATGAATCATTGGTCGTTCCTCACTACcaatagaaaacactttactaaaatattccgataaagctccagctttttcggcatcattctctgtgtTTGAGATGTATTCATTCATCAACCCACAGTAGTCTCTGAGTCTGTTGGTTTATCGGTTCAATTCGTTATCTGTTGCAACAAAGTATATTCATCCAGCAGATTGGTTTTTGGATGCCTTTGTATCAAGTTTCCGGGGTAATATCCACTATTATTACATAACACCTCTAGCTTACGGACAAACCTATCTCTAATATCCCTTAGTTTGTAGGTCGGATGTTTTTAAATGGAATTTAAATAGTTACCAACCTTATCCTTCACATGACTACAAaacagtgtgaggaattagaattatgatttgcagTTGGTAACTAGGGTTAGGAACTTGATTTGGTGTTTTcgtcacaaactgacatcagctacaaTTCCAAAACGCTACGTAgtcaaatagatgaatgaatttcatgccaaaatccaagacttgctATCTTATATCTTATTGATTCGTccttaaattatagtctcgcctgaCTAGCAAGTGTACTCGGACAGTTATTTTCATAAGCCTTAAACTCTTATTTCCCCAATCCCACTTCTTTCTAGAAATATGATATTTTTTAGCTGCCTCCCATAGCCTGAGTTCCTTCCTAACCGTGACTTTATCAGTAAAGCTTCATGTAATCTAATTTTAACCAAACTGGACTGTGTAGGACATTCTGTAAAAACACTAACTACCGCATTTGTTATAGCACCATCAGCATTAGAAGCCTCATACTGTAAAACAAATAAGCCCTTTACCTTTTTAACTGATGTCAACTGGTTGGTTTGATTTCATAATATTTCCATTAACTAACATAAGCTAGTTTTCCACGATATCATGTTATCGAGCGTACAACTCAAAGTAAACACAACTATCTAGTCTAGCATCCAATTTAGTTGGATTACATCTTAATCCAAAGTACCCAAACAAACCAGAATAATGATTTGGACCGGATCAATCGGTTAATTTCGAATGGATTGTTAACGCGATATTTCTGTCTTATTTTTACTTAGTCCAACACGTGAACCTTTACCAAAAACTTAAACGCGCATGATTTCCAGAAATGCAGAATGAACTTTATATGACTTAGACCGACAAGAAGCTTATGCCAGAGAATTGTCCTTACCATTAACATCCCCATTTGGTTATCTAGTCATACCCAGTAGTCAACCTATTTTACTTCATgtatattcacttttattttttcCACAGGTTTCTTGTCCATATTTTTAACACTGAACACTCACTGTTTACTTCCCCATACCTGTCTTTAGTGCCTTTTTTCATACGTGTTAGAAAGTGAGTACTATTACTAAATGAAATATGGGTAGGTTTTAGGccttcaaatgccctggtacgaccgagagtggggagagtcctctcTCGCTCTtgaaatgctcccacatggccacgcgtatatagtctctgcctactcactgccttctcgtggcgggggtgttgtttacgaaattaagagaacGAAAAACGAATTTCCGGCGcttaaaccgggttggtggacacggagagttcacataggggagttggaaaatcctgattccaaaccaatggtgcacatgggatccagtatcctgtatgaaccaattgttggtcaccgactaccatgggattgcatctccttacgatgctccactgcattgtgcatcagaccttcaggtcgaaggccccGGGTGTTgccccctaagaagaccacctgcttcggtttgggcacccaggcagtattacagccctcacatatatcaaatgtgatctttgtggcgcatatgtatctggtgcctccttgtaccagtaattgtgttcaaatagataaataaatgaataatttgttcATCTCCTTTCTCGGAGTAATTCAACCATATATAACTATATTTCTTTACTTCATGAATTACTAAgtcatttgattatattttcaattGAACGTATCTGTAATATTAATCGTCTACTAACCGTTGAACTGCTTGATATTAATTTAATCACATTATATTTCAGACTGCTAGCTTCATACTTCTAAAATAAAATCACCATCTCTGAAATATCCAAATGGGAGAATAAATGCTATTTGTTGAGTCGTATATCGTTTATCTTTTATTATAGTAAGGTGGTACCCACATTCTACTTCCGGAAGAGCTGAATAACTAATAAATTCCCAAGCTTTTCGCTTTATGGAAAACGACAGTGCTGCTAAAAGTGCTGTTATGTTTTGTTATTTTCCTTAAATATCTAATTTTGCGTACATAGTTGAAACTACATATATTTCatctgaatacataaatattggtgcaaaaagacactgaatacatatgcgacacacaaatcccgtttgatttgtgtgagggctgtaatactgcctgggtgcccaaaccgaagcaggtggtcttcttagggggcAACACCCggggccttcgacctaaagggcTGATGCACAatgcagtgaagcaacgtcaggaaatgcagtctcatggtagccggtgaccaacaatgggtttacacgccatttgtttcttcaggatactggatcccatgtgcaccattggtttggaatcggggttttctaactcccctatgtggactctccatgtccaccaacccggtttaagCGCCGGAAATTCGCACACAATCTTGTACGTGTCCAGAAAATTGGTAAGTGTATCTGCTTCCTTTGAAATTTCCATGATAGATTTTCGATTTCAAAACCAACTACTTTCTTGTGGTTACTTTTCAGTACTTAATTGTAATAACCGAACATTGACTTTTGTGTGTGCTAATTctctttgattatttattttagatgAATGGGTAATAATGTATTCTGCTTTTGTACCTATTCGTTTATTGAGTGATTATCCGTATCCACTGGAATGTTTAACATGTTATGACAATTTCCTACTGGTCGGTACAAAACAGGGATTATTACTAGTATATGAATTAACACCGAAAATTGCTAGTCATCCTGAATTTTTCATTCCGAACTTAAGTTGTTTAAATAACCATTTAAAAGAAATTCCATTCAAGAATGAAATTCAATCAAATGCTGTATCATCATCTTCCCCTTTGCCCACCTTTTTCACTCATGTAAAAATTACACGAACACTTGGAAAAAAACCGATCACACAATTGACAGCTATTCctgaattaaatttattattagcaCTTGCTGAAGGTCGTATGAGTGTATATCAACTTCAAAATTGTCAGCTAATTACATCAGTACCAAACAGTAAAGGATCTGGATTATTTACCCACTGTATGCAATATTCAAAGGTTTCAACTGTATCCTCATGTAACATaacaggtatttatagttttttatttatatatttatattttttcgtAATTGGTTAAAGACTATAAATATAGATCAATTTTCATCAAAATTTCTGGCATACGTACTGCTAATTTAACCGATTCCGGTCGACTCTTTGTCTTTCTACACTTAAAAATTTTTTAGTAATTCTTTGTCACTCACTTTCGCTTGTTCTAATTCATAAAGCTCAAGTTTCATGTCATTTCTACTTTTTACTATTAAGTCACTGGTTTTTATTAAAGTTCCTACAAGTCAGATTAGATGAAGTGGCCGTGTGACGCAGTAGCCACTAAACCCTCCATTTGATATGACGGAACAAAAAAGCTAGATCATACCTTTTCAATTCTGTAATTTCTcttcaacatgactcagtctggTAATTGCTCAGCGTAATATGTTTCATTTTCTGTGTGGTATTTTGTATAGTATTGGTTTTTCTCACTGTGACGTCTACTAAGGATAATTTTTTGTATTAATTTATTGTGAACTTTGTTTAGTATGTTGTGTATTATAGGTTTCTTTTTGTAGCGATTCTATTTATTTCCTCCATACCTGATGCATGCTAACCAGTCATCAAGTTTGTTTAAAATCATGAAATGAGTGTATTATTTGATTACCGTTAGTGTCTTTTGACGtcttcaataaaatattcttttacTTATTTGGGtcgttaaaattactataattttcAATATCAAATATTACAGCAGCACTTTCTCCGTTACTACAGTCAGTTCAAACAAGGCGGAATACTGTGGATATATTGTATCTTGTTATTACCTCTTTAGCCATACatgaaacaatttattttatttatttatttgaacacataaatattggtgcaagagagcaccagatatatatgcgccacacaaaaaatgagaattcgaagagaaaaacaaagaaaaataacgaacagattagtgtaaggtagtgtaataataatagtaataatggggaaacggaaaggtacaatcagaagaaatctttcagttaaggaagaaataaccattttttatgaagaaagtaaaaggttacagcagaatcgccactggcttctattcgaCATGAAACAGCATGAAACAATTTGTCAAAGTGGAAACAGTACAGTAAACTGTGGTTTACTAATTATGCCTGTGATCACTGACCACCTCAAATTATCATTAGGAGCGGCGGCTTACTAATTCAAGTACTGGGAATGCGAACACTTCTCATGTCTGGATCCTACCTCACTTACCTTGGTTTGGGAAGCTGGATAGTGTCGTTCGCATTCACACGAAATGCGTCATTGACAACCAAGTGCGAAAACTTCTAAATAGTTATCGAGCACCAGACATCTCAACAGCGTTTAACGTTAATGTGTTAAAAAGTCGAACCTAATTCCTGAGTTTAACAATCAACATTCTAATCCATAATCAttagattgcaattgatcactTGATTTTTTCCAAGTGTAATCAACTCCAGCATAGCTCAAAAGTATTCGAACATGAAATATATCGTGAGTGTACGCACTACTACGTAACCTGATACAGGTTTTTGTACTCGGCTTTCGGTTACATTTCGTGCGTTATGATTACTCATAGTATCCGACTTTTCAAACTGATATTGGTGAAATGGAACTAAAGCATACTACTCTACTGGTTAATGgtcaaatattttaattactAAGTCTTAGATGAAACAGTTATTTAACTTGGCTAATTTTCTGTCTTGCTTCTATCCATGTTAATTCATAAGAGCAACTTCTAGACTGGTCAATTCCTTAAAACGATAGATTACATATAATTTAATGTGCCATTTATAATTTCGAAAGAAATTATCATGGGTTTGTATAATAATTAAACAGTTTCGTTTATACTATTAGTTTAATGtgattatttacaaattatattttttatgtaAATAGGCAATTCATTATCGTTAAACAAATCACAGTCATCATCCTCTGAAAGTATTTTAAATGAATCGAAAAATTCTAAAGACTCAAAATCAAATTCTTTAGAATTACGCATTTGTGTTGGTGTGAAGCGTCATTTATACTTTTGGAGATGGAATCCTAAAACACGTGAATTTGTATGCCCTGGAGGATCAGATGATCTACTTACACCTTCATGGCCAAATGAAATGACTATTCCAGAAGTTGTTCGATCGATTTCATTTTGTGGACTATCAAAACTTGTTGTAGGACATCGAGGTGaatatttattaatcaatattattagtGGTGAGGTATGTTCTTATTGTTAGCCAGTTAATTCACTAATTTTTAACTTTTGTCATGTCATATAGGCAAAGTCGTTACCGAAGAAATTGTGAGTAATCTAAGTAGAGTCCTTCTTGTTACTTTTTGGTTATCATTACGAACTGGTGTCACCTGTAAGGCTATTACTCCATTACTAAACACTTACAAAGCCCTCAAGAACAAAACCCACAACCTTTAGGTCTTCTGCTGAGCATATTACTATTTGAATTGCTCGGCTGACTTTCAGCGGGTCATATTTCTCGACTTCAATCAGTTTGTGAAATGACCAAACCATGATCCAGCGTCATTAATAAACTACTGTTTTCTTCTTTGACTGATTAACTTCACAAGTCATAGCTTCTCACTGAAACTGAGAAATTCATCTAGTAGCTGTCCATTAGCAAGCATCTGGTAATAATTATGGTAGATGAGTTTCAATAATAATTGATCAGTTAGTAGTAATCGTTGTTAACTGTAGTCACTAGTTCTGATCGTACTTCATTTTAACAgtaacaacaaaatatttaagCATCTCTAGTTCAGTTCATTTACCAGGTGTTAATTCATGTCCTTGGCTTTCAGCCACAATCTGAGTGTGAGTGCTGTAGATACAACTCGGTTATTCAAACGCAAGTAAGTGGAAGCCGGTTCAAATCTGCGACTTAGTGGCTGTAAGTTGAACGCTTTAACCAATGAGATACCGCTCTACAATCGTATCTAGTTGATGGGTTTCAAATAGAACCGAATGTACATCTTAAAATTTCACTACGAATCACCAAATATCATTGTTTTTAAGTTCTAATTAAGTTTCGTCCACTTACAATAATTTTCAAGAGATAAATTGTCAGTAAGGGGTTGTGAGGGtcgtttaattttattaaaatcacgAAAAGTTCtaggttagaccaccattaaaaacctagagGTACTAGActgccgttccgtcctagtatggaactcctcagtggtgcgcacccacgacctcgcACTCGGGACTAGAACTGAATACTTTCGGTCTCACATGCGAagacttaacctctagaccactgggtcgGCACCTAACAAATTCTGTCAGACAGAAATTTCTTACCGAATGAATGTTCTATCAGTATATCAGCCATGACTTTAAGCATGATGAAAAAGCTCTTTCTCTTATGTTCATAAAGTGATTTCTTTAAATAATCTCAGTAAACTAAACATTTActaataaactaataaataataatgcttACAATAATTTATCTTCATGATATTAGAGATTTTTTCATATGGAACTCACTAACTAACATGAAAGTATTTGATTCAAATTTTTGATTAGCTACTTGTTATAACGATCATAAAATATTACAGTGTTTGAAAAGTTTACTCGTCACCAAATGAGCCGAGTGAATATATTCACAATGAACAAACAACgttaatttttgtttttcataaatTGTGCTTCTAAATAGAATATAGGATTCGGGTTTTGTCTTATTCAAGACTCATCATAACTACAGATCTCTAGATCATAGTATTGTTGTTCATATTAAGACTTAAAACTGATACCTATTGTTTCAAACACCAACATGTTGTTCACAAAATCATTGAGTCATGAATTTAAACAACGGTATAGTTCCAAACCTTTTAACACAAAATTCATggtatatttgtttattaatgacCATCTGGATACTTCTTCAATATAATTAACTTACTACTTTtattacttactttcgcctgttactcccaacggAGCATGGGccaccgaccagtattctccaacccactctgtcctgggccttcctttgtagttctattcaattgttattCGTTCTTCTCATGCCTGTCTCCATTTcgcagcgtaatgtgttctttggtactcatcttctcctttggccttgaggattacaagtgagg
The genomic region above belongs to Schistosoma haematobium chromosome 2, whole genome shotgun sequence and contains:
- the VPS39_1 gene encoding Vam6/Vps39-like protein (EggNog:ENOG410V5ER~COG:U); the encoded protein is MYSAFVPIRLLSDYPYPLECLTCYDNFLLVGTKQGLLLVYELTPKIASHPEFFIPNLSCLNNHLKEIPFKNEIQSNAVSSSSPLPTFFTHVKITRTLGKKPITQLTAIPELNLLLALAEGRMSVYQLQNCQLITSVPNSKGSGLFTHCMQYSKVSTVSSCNITGNSLSLNKSQSSSSESILNESKNSKDSKSNSLELRICVGVKRHLYFWRWNPKTREFVCPGGSDDLLTPSWPNEMTIPEVVRSISFCGLSKLVVGHRGEYLLINIISGEMQLISAVGKNQLPIITSLSHCFNSSNLNEFDSSCIFDKFYFSKNSTINSFIINSENSLNQSILDNNNNDENNNDQSSLNQYYQPMLPGSCTFLGIGRDDILSVISPFHEYKSIFQIKWSNVPYQVHIFPPYIIGK